ACCCGGTGGTCGATCCGGAGTTCGAGGGCTTCAAGGCCAACGTCGAGGCGCTGGGCGCCCTGACGGGTGAGAACACGGCGACCTGGAAGGGCTATCTCGCCGCGCTCGCCAACCGCCGCCAGTACTTCAAGGAGGTCGGCGGCGCCACCTCCACCGACCACGGCCACCCGACCGCCCGCACGGCGAACCTTTCGGCGGCCGAGGCGGAAAGCCTGTTCGCCAAGGCGCTGGCCGGCACCGTGACGGCCGAGGAGGCCGAGCTGTTCCGCGGCCAGATGCTGACCGAGATGGCCCGCATGAGCCTGGACGACGGGCTGGTCATGCAGATCCACCCCGGCAGCTTCCGCAACCACAACCCGCAGGTCTTCGAGCGGTTCGGCCGCGACAAGGGCGCCGACATCCCGACCGCCACCGAATATGTCCGGTCGCTGAAGCCGCTGCTCGACCGCTTCGGCAACGAGCGCGGCCTGACCATCATCCTCTTCACGCTGGACGAGACCAGCTATGCCCGCGAGCTGGCGCCGCTGGCCGGCCATTACCCCGCCCTGCGGCTGGGTCCGGCCTGGTGGTTCCACGACAGCCCCGAGGGCATGCGCCGCTACCGCGAGATGGTCACCGAGACCGCCGGCTTCTACAACACGGTCGGCTTCAACGACGACACCCGCGCCTTCTGCTCGATCCCGGCCCGCCACGACGTCGCCCGCCGGGTGGACTGCGCCTTCCTGGCGCGGCTGGTGTCGGAGCACCGGCTGGACGAGGACGAGGCGGCGGAGCTGGCCGTCGATCTCGCCTACCGGCTCGCCAAGAACGCCTACAAGCTGTAGCCGGCAACCGCCGGGTCAGCACGTTCCGATCTGGAAAGGGGGACGGTCCGGCCGGGCCGTCCCCGCAACGAGGACCGTTCCATGGCATCGCTGACCATCCGCCTGCACCCCGCCGACAACGTCGTCGTCGCCGGGGCCGATCTGCTGCCCGGCACGCGGCTGCCGGGGACCGATGTGGCCTGCGGCACGACGGTCCCCGCCGGCCACAAGGTCGCGGTCCAGCCCATCGCGGCCGGCGAGCCGGTGCGCAAGTACAATCAGGTCATCGGCTTCGCCACCGCCGCCATCGCGCCGGGCGAGCATGTGCATGTCCACAACCTGAGCATGGGCGACGAGTTCGAGCGCGACTATGCCTTCGGCGCCGACGCCCGGCCGACCGACCTGGTGCCGGAGGCCGAACGCGCCACCTTCCAGGGGATCCGGCGCGCCGACGGGCAGGTGGCGACGCGCAACTACATCGGCGTGCTGACGTCGGTGAACTGCTCCGCCACCGCGGCGCGGCTGATCGCCGACCATTTCCGCGGCGCGGCACTTGCCGCCTATCCGAACGTCGACGGCGTCGTGGCGCTCGCCCACGGCTACGGCTGCGGCATGGGCGCCCAGGGGGACGCCATCGACGCCCTGCGCCGCACCATCGCCGGCTACGCCCGCCACCCCAACTTCGCCGCCGTGCTGATCATCGGGCTGGGCTGCGAGGTCAACCAGGTGGACCGGCTGGTCGAGGCCGAGGGGCTGGAGCTGGGCGCACGGGTGCGGACCCTGTCGATCCAGGACCTCGGCGGCACCACCGCGGCGGTGCGCGAAGGCATCCGCCTGATCGAGGCGCTGCTGCCCGAAGCCGATGCGGTCGTCCGCCGGCCCCTGCCGGCCAGCCACCTGACTCTGGCGCTGGAATGCGGCGGCTCCGACGGCTATTCGGGGATCACCGCCAATCCGGCGCTCGGCCATGCGGTCGATCTTCTGGTGCGCCAGGGCGGCACCGCCATCCTGTCCGAGACGCCGGAGGTCTACGGCGCCGAGCATCTGCTGACCCGCCGGGCGGTGAGCCGCGCGGTCGGCGAGAAGCTGGTGGAGCGGATCCGCTGGTGGGAGGACTACACCAGCCGCACCGGCGGCGAGATGAACAACAACCCCTCCCCCGGCAACAAGAAGGGCGGCCTGACGACCATCCTGGAGAAGTCGCTGGGCGCCGTCGCCAAGGCCGGCACCACCGCTTTGACGGAAGTCTACCGCTATGCCGAGCCGGTGACGGCGAAGGGGCTGGTGTTCATGGACACGCCGGGCTACGACCCGGTGGCGGCGACCGGCCAGGTGGCGGGGGGCGCCAACGTGCTGTGCTTCACCACCGGCCGCGGCTCCGTCTTCGGCAGCAAGCCGGTGCCGTGCCTGAAGCTGGCGACCAACACGGCGCTGTTCCGCCGCATGCCCGACGACATGGACATCGACTGCGGCCCGATCGCCAGCGGCGACGCGACGATCGAGGAGGTCGGCCGCCGGATCTTCCAGATGATCCTCGACACCGCGTCGGGAACGAAGAGCAAGAGCGAGCTGATCGGCGTCGGATCCGACGAGTTCATCCCCTGGCAGATGGGCGCGGTCATGTGATCCCCGACCCGCATCCCGTCGCCGCCCGTCCGAAGGCCCCGTCCCGCACTCCGCGGGGCGGGGCCTTCTCCTTATCGTCACTCGTAGCGGATGCGGACCGCCGCCGCCGCCGCCATCGCCCGCGCGCGCGCCTCGTCCAGCGTCGCCCCGGCGGCGAGCGCCACGCCCATGCGGCGGTTCCTGCGGGTGACCGGCTTGCCGAACAGGCGGACGTCCACGTCGAAGTCCGCCGTTCCGTGGCCCAGCGCCTCGGCCAGCCCCTCGATGGTGAAGCGTTCCGCCTCGCGGTCGGCCAGGATCACCGCCGAGGCGGTCGGGCCGCGCACGGCGATGCGCGGAATCGGCAGCCCCAGGATGGCGCGGGCGTGCAGGTCGAATTCCGACAGGTTCTGCGACAGCAGGGTGACCATG
Above is a genomic segment from Azospirillum thermophilum containing:
- the uxaC gene encoding glucuronate isomerase produces the protein MLHPDRLFPSDATQRAIARRLYAEVRDLPIVSPHGHTDPSWFAEDLPFPDPATLFVKPDHYAFRMLYSQGVAIEDVGVKRLDGAPVESDSRKIWRQLADHWYLFRGTPTRMWLEHAFETVFGVTERLAPDTADAIYDRIEDCLRKPEFRPRALFERFNLEVLATTESPLDTLEHHKTIRASGWKGRVVTAFRPDPVVDPEFEGFKANVEALGALTGENTATWKGYLAALANRRQYFKEVGGATSTDHGHPTARTANLSAAEAESLFAKALAGTVTAEEAELFRGQMLTEMARMSLDDGLVMQIHPGSFRNHNPQVFERFGRDKGADIPTATEYVRSLKPLLDRFGNERGLTIILFTLDETSYARELAPLAGHYPALRLGPAWWFHDSPEGMRRYREMVTETAGFYNTVGFNDDTRAFCSIPARHDVARRVDCAFLARLVSEHRLDEDEAAELAVDLAYRLAKNAYKL
- a CDS encoding UxaA family hydrolase; protein product: MASLTIRLHPADNVVVAGADLLPGTRLPGTDVACGTTVPAGHKVAVQPIAAGEPVRKYNQVIGFATAAIAPGEHVHVHNLSMGDEFERDYAFGADARPTDLVPEAERATFQGIRRADGQVATRNYIGVLTSVNCSATAARLIADHFRGAALAAYPNVDGVVALAHGYGCGMGAQGDAIDALRRTIAGYARHPNFAAVLIIGLGCEVNQVDRLVEAEGLELGARVRTLSIQDLGGTTAAVREGIRLIEALLPEADAVVRRPLPASHLTLALECGGSDGYSGITANPALGHAVDLLVRQGGTAILSETPEVYGAEHLLTRRAVSRAVGEKLVERIRWWEDYTSRTGGEMNNNPSPGNKKGGLTTILEKSLGAVAKAGTTALTEVYRYAEPVTAKGLVFMDTPGYDPVAATGQVAGGANVLCFTTGRGSVFGSKPVPCLKLATNTALFRRMPDDMDIDCGPIASGDATIEEVGRRIFQMILDTASGTKSKSELIGVGSDEFIPWQMGAVM